A single region of the Sorghum bicolor cultivar BTx623 chromosome 7, Sorghum_bicolor_NCBIv3, whole genome shotgun sequence genome encodes:
- the LOC110437214 gene encoding beta-galactosidase 6-like encodes MAPREGKCARYHVPCLFLQPGSNDIVLFEQFGGDPSKISFVIRQTRSVCAQVSEEHPAQIDSWNSSQQTMQRYRPELRLECPKDGQVISSIKFASFGTPSGTCGSYSHGECSSTQAISVVQEACIGVSNCSVPVSSNYFGNPWTGVTKSLAVEAACS; translated from the exons ATGGCGCCGCGCGAGGGGAAGTGCGCCAG GTACCATGTTCCCTGTTTGTTTCTTCAACCAGGCAGCAATGATATAGTCCTTTTTGAGCAATTTGGTGGTGACCCAAGCAAGATATCCTTTGTGATAAGGCAGACACGAAGTGTGTGCGCACAAGTATCAGAGGAACATCCAGCCCAAATTGATAGTTGGAATTCTTCTCAACAGACAATGCAAAGATATAGACCTGAACTTCGCCTGGAATGCCCAAAAGATGGACAGGTCATCAGCAGCATCAAGTTTGCAAGCTTTGGGACACCGAGCGGCACGTGCGGAAGCTACAGCCATGGAGAATGCAGCAGCACTCAGGCTATCTCAGTTGTTCAGGAG GCTTGCATTGGAGTGAGCAACTGCAGCGTGCCAGTGTCGTCGAATTACTTTGGAAATCCATGGACAGGGGTCACAAAAAGCCTTGCGGTTGAAGCTGCATGTTCGTGA